A single genomic interval of Ruminococcus sp. NK3A76 harbors:
- a CDS encoding alpha/beta fold hydrolase has protein sequence MKTKRLAAALLAVVMLTGCSLGDSSESGKKDKKSKSVSSSQTDGSSADDSAPVVEYTDDYTTLCKGLVSDMAQGNFSSTADLLTDSARAKLDEDKLTNAWGQLENSAGKYQETLFSQSQLAEDGNTTAIVYTKFENMKINFTFGVNSDGKLVGMFFTQATDGVEPENTDNYTEERISVGDLDLGGMLTMPKYAYKPPLVVLVQGSGQNNMNEGTTFYELAHGLAERGVAVMRVNKRYNQYPELEDENVTVKEEVLDDADAAIALARQYVNSGKVGGIVLVGHSLGGLLAPSIAANNTDINGMISLAGTPRSITDVFYDQIQAQLAAYNGSHKKELEQLFDQLNAYIDGGWVDNTNPLPFRLEFKKAYWDSLTDIKPAEVAKGLDMPMLFLQGDSDVRVFADKDYAIWQQELGDKAGCYFKLYEGLGHFFNEKTGSFDTEVMDDIAGFAKEIC, from the coding sequence ATGAAGACAAAAAGACTTGCTGCGGCTTTGCTGGCGGTAGTTATGCTAACAGGCTGCTCACTCGGCGATTCGTCAGAAAGCGGTAAAAAAGATAAAAAGAGCAAGAGTGTGAGCTCATCGCAGACGGACGGCTCGTCTGCCGATGACAGCGCCCCTGTCGTTGAGTATACCGATGATTACACGACACTTTGCAAGGGGCTCGTTTCGGATATGGCGCAGGGGAATTTTTCAAGCACTGCCGACCTGCTGACCGATTCTGCCAGGGCGAAGCTCGATGAGGATAAGCTGACAAATGCCTGGGGGCAGCTTGAAAACTCAGCCGGCAAATATCAGGAAACGCTTTTCTCGCAGAGCCAGCTCGCCGAGGACGGCAACACGACGGCTATCGTATACACGAAATTTGAGAATATGAAGATAAACTTCACCTTCGGCGTAAACAGCGACGGCAAGCTGGTCGGAATGTTTTTCACGCAGGCGACTGACGGTGTCGAGCCTGAGAATACTGACAATTACACCGAGGAGAGGATATCCGTCGGTGACCTTGACCTCGGCGGTATGCTAACTATGCCGAAATATGCCTATAAGCCGCCGCTCGTGGTGCTCGTGCAGGGCTCGGGGCAGAACAATATGAACGAGGGAACGACCTTCTACGAGCTTGCACACGGCCTGGCCGAGAGGGGAGTGGCTGTGATGCGTGTAAACAAGCGCTACAACCAGTATCCCGAGCTTGAAGACGAGAACGTAACTGTCAAGGAAGAAGTGCTTGACGATGCTGACGCAGCTATTGCCCTTGCAAGGCAGTATGTAAACAGCGGAAAGGTCGGTGGAATAGTGCTTGTCGGCCACAGCCTCGGCGGTTTGCTCGCTCCGTCTATCGCGGCAAACAACACCGATATAAACGGCATGATATCCCTCGCAGGAACGCCGAGGTCGATAACAGATGTTTTCTATGACCAGATACAGGCGCAGCTCGCAGCATACAACGGCTCGCATAAAAAGGAGCTTGAGCAGCTGTTTGACCAGCTGAATGCCTACATAGACGGCGGCTGGGTGGATAACACGAACCCTCTGCCTTTCAGGCTGGAATTCAAAAAGGCATACTGGGATTCTCTGACGGACATCAAGCCTGCCGAGGTCGCAAAGGGGCTTGATATGCCGATGCTTTTCTTACAGGGCGACAGCGATGTGAGGGTGTTTGCCGACAAGGACTATGCGATCTGGCAGCAGGAGCTCGGCGATAAGGCCGGCTGCTATTTCAAGCTCTATGAGGGGCTCGGGCATTTCTTCAACGAAAAGACCGGCAGCTTTGATACCGAAGTCATGGACGATATCGCAGGATTTGCCAAAGAAATATGCTGA
- a CDS encoding PTS ascorbate transporter subunit IIC, with amino-acid sequence MAAKKQVPLRLSEKLYNDLASWAEDDFRSVNGQIEYLLTECVKQRRKNGGYVGKEIDAPPDIEVENFE; translated from the coding sequence ATGGCAGCAAAGAAGCAGGTGCCTCTGCGCTTGTCGGAAAAGCTGTATAACGATCTGGCAAGCTGGGCGGAGGACGATTTCCGCTCGGTCAACGGGCAGATAGAGTATCTGCTCACCGAGTGCGTCAAGCAGCGCCGAAAGAACGGGGGTTATGTCGGCAAGGAGATAGACGCACCGCCTGATATAGAGGTAGAAAACTTTGAATAA
- a CDS encoding SPFH domain-containing protein: MEEKIISTKKNGMAVLLLTILLYLAAIGLLVFGAMNDSETWGIVCIVCGVAYILVGWIFWLGLKVLKPQEALVLTLFGKYVGTLKGDGFYYVNPFCTAVNPAATTKLRQSGDVGGSETNATAIAIKAGAEAIGATAGMTDKRISLKIMTLNNNKQKINDCLGNPIEIGIAVMWRVVDTAKAVFDVDNYKEYLSLQCDTALRNIVRIYPYDVAQGVDTTGDGSPDEGSLRGSSEIVANRIKDEIQDRVKNAGIEIIEARITYLAYAPEIAAAMLQRQQASAVVDARKLIVDGAVGMVEMALEELSKKQVVELDEERKAAMVSNLLVVLCGNHDAQPVVNSGSIY, translated from the coding sequence ATGGAGGAAAAGATAATTTCGACGAAAAAGAACGGTATGGCAGTGCTTCTGCTGACGATACTTCTGTATCTGGCGGCGATCGGTCTGCTGGTGTTCGGTGCTATGAATGACAGCGAGACATGGGGCATAGTGTGTATAGTGTGTGGTGTTGCATATATACTGGTGGGCTGGATATTCTGGCTCGGGCTTAAGGTGTTAAAGCCGCAGGAGGCTCTCGTGCTCACACTTTTCGGTAAGTATGTCGGCACACTCAAAGGCGACGGCTTTTACTATGTAAACCCCTTCTGCACAGCTGTTAACCCGGCTGCTACAACAAAGCTCCGTCAGAGCGGCGATGTCGGCGGCAGTGAGACAAATGCAACTGCAATAGCTATAAAGGCAGGCGCAGAGGCTATCGGCGCTACGGCTGGTATGACTGACAAGCGCATATCCCTTAAGATAATGACACTCAATAACAACAAGCAGAAGATAAACGACTGCCTCGGCAATCCGATAGAGATAGGCATAGCTGTTATGTGGAGAGTCGTTGATACCGCAAAAGCTGTATTCGATGTTGATAACTATAAGGAATACCTCTCGCTCCAGTGCGACACGGCGCTCAGAAATATCGTAAGGATATACCCCTACGATGTGGCACAGGGCGTTGATACCACAGGCGACGGCTCACCCGACGAGGGCAGCCTGAGAGGTTCGAGCGAGATAGTTGCAAACCGCATCAAGGACGAGATACAGGACAGAGTAAAGAACGCAGGCATCGAGATAATCGAAGCCAGGATAACATATCTTGCATACGCCCCCGAGATAGCTGCCGCTATGCTGCAAAGACAGCAGGCATCGGCTGTTGTAGATGCAAGAAAGCTGATAGTTGACGGCGCAGTAGGCATGGTGGAGATGGCTCTTGAGGAGCTCTCGAAGAAGCAGGTAGTCGAGCTTGACGAGGAAAGAAAGGCCGCTATGGTATCGAATCTCCTCGTAGTTCTCTGCGGAAACCATGACGCACAGCCCGTCGTCAACTCAGGGTCGATTTACTGA
- a CDS encoding helix-turn-helix domain-containing protein, translating to MLIGQKIADLRSDAGLTQEQLADRLYVTRAMVSKWERDICKPDYGMIEKIAAALSVEPDEIISKSDVVLDELSSFLSDTESEDLINNLNSFLKTLNTRDRSVFIRRYYYLEDMTTIADKYRIKESHVRTVLMRTRKKLKKYLKEMI from the coding sequence ATGCTGATCGGTCAGAAAATAGCAGACCTGCGGTCAGATGCAGGGCTGACCCAGGAACAGCTTGCTGACAGGCTGTATGTCACAAGGGCAATGGTCTCAAAATGGGAGCGAGACATTTGCAAGCCCGATTACGGCATGATAGAAAAGATAGCGGCGGCACTCTCGGTTGAGCCTGATGAGATAATAAGCAAAAGCGATGTCGTGCTTGACGAGCTGAGCAGCTTTTTATCAGACACCGAAAGCGAAGACCTGATTAATAACCTCAACAGCTTTCTCAAAACCCTGAACACCCGTGACAGAAGCGTGTTTATCAGGCGGTATTACTATCTCGAAGACATGACCACTATCGCCGATAAATACCGCATAAAGGAAAGCCATGTCAGAACTGTTCTCATGCGTACAAGAAAGAAGCTCAAAAAGTATCTTAAGGAGATGATCTGA
- a CDS encoding valine--tRNA ligase: MKKELAKTYEPKEFEDRIYKMWLDGGYFKADVNSKKPPYSIVIPPPNITGQLHMGHALDNTLQDILIRYKRMSGFEALWVPGTDHASIATEAKIVEAMRKEGLTKDDIGRDKFLERAWDWRKQYGGRIVEQLKKLGTSCDWSRERFTMDEGCSKAVKEVFVSYYNKGLIYRGERIINWCPHCLTSISNAEVNYEDQAGHFWHLKYPFKDGSGYLELATTRPETLLGDTAVAVNPKDERYKDIVGKTLILPLVNREIPVVADNYVAMDFGTGVVKITPAHDPNDFEVGRRHDLPVINVLTEDAKIVDDYPAYAGMDRYEARKKIVEDLEAGGFLAYTEEHEHNVGTCYRCGTTVEPRVSLQWFVKMDELAKPAIKAVESKDIKFVPERFEKNYFNWMNDIRDWCISRQLWWGHRIPAFYCDDCGEMVVTKDESAVCPKCGKPMRQDPDTLDTWFSSALWPFSVMGWPDKTPELEKFYPTNTLVTGYDIITFWVSRMIVAGMEYMGKKPFSTVLIHGLVRDANGLKMSKSLGNGIDPLEVIDNYGADALRFMLATGNAPGNDMRYIDDKVKASRNFANKLWNASRFIMMNLPEDFKSDSLPDNLTAEDKWVVSKFNRLAKEVNENLDKFELGVAVAKLYDFIWDVYCDWYIELTKPRIAAGGETALTAQHVLVWVMKGMLKLLHPFMPYITEEIWQVLTDGESAIMVQQFPVYDEALDFAQDEADFEKVVAAISAVRNVRGEMNVPPSVKAKLFIETADKAAFEKGFMFFERLASASEISFADEGFDGKDCAVAVTDCARMFIPLSEIIDTEKELARLEKEKKAVQKDIDFLSSKLSNQGFLAKAPEKLINEQKEKLAKAQEKMEKIGQSIAALGK, from the coding sequence ATGAAAAAAGAGCTTGCAAAAACCTATGAACCAAAAGAGTTCGAGGACAGGATCTATAAAATGTGGCTTGACGGCGGCTATTTCAAGGCTGACGTGAATTCAAAGAAGCCCCCTTATTCGATAGTTATACCCCCTCCGAATATAACAGGTCAGCTGCATATGGGCCATGCACTTGACAATACCCTGCAGGATATCCTTATCCGCTACAAGAGAATGTCAGGCTTCGAGGCTCTGTGGGTGCCCGGCACTGACCATGCATCTATCGCTACTGAAGCTAAGATAGTTGAGGCTATGAGAAAGGAAGGCCTCACCAAGGACGATATCGGCAGAGATAAGTTCTTGGAGCGTGCGTGGGACTGGAGAAAGCAGTACGGCGGCAGGATAGTTGAGCAGTTAAAGAAGCTCGGCACCTCCTGCGACTGGTCAAGAGAGCGCTTTACTATGGACGAGGGCTGTTCAAAGGCCGTTAAGGAAGTTTTCGTAAGCTATTATAACAAGGGTCTTATATACCGTGGCGAGAGGATAATCAACTGGTGCCCTCACTGCCTTACATCTATCTCGAATGCCGAGGTAAACTATGAGGATCAGGCAGGCCATTTCTGGCACCTCAAATACCCCTTCAAGGACGGCTCGGGCTACCTTGAGCTTGCTACCACAAGACCTGAGACTCTGCTCGGCGATACCGCAGTAGCAGTCAACCCCAAGGACGAGAGATATAAGGATATCGTCGGCAAGACACTTATCCTCCCTCTTGTAAACAGAGAGATACCCGTAGTTGCTGATAACTACGTTGCTATGGACTTTGGTACAGGCGTTGTTAAGATAACCCCTGCACACGACCCCAACGACTTCGAGGTGGGCAGAAGACACGACCTGCCCGTAATAAACGTCCTCACCGAAGATGCAAAGATAGTTGATGATTATCCTGCATATGCCGGCATGGACAGATACGAGGCAAGAAAGAAGATAGTTGAAGACTTGGAGGCAGGCGGCTTCCTTGCATACACAGAGGAGCATGAGCACAATGTCGGCACCTGCTACCGCTGCGGCACGACAGTTGAGCCGAGAGTTTCTCTACAGTGGTTCGTTAAGATGGACGAGCTTGCAAAGCCTGCTATAAAGGCGGTTGAGAGCAAGGATATCAAGTTCGTTCCCGAAAGATTTGAGAAGAACTACTTCAACTGGATGAACGATATAAGAGACTGGTGTATATCACGTCAGCTGTGGTGGGGTCACAGGATACCTGCATTCTACTGCGACGACTGCGGCGAAATGGTAGTCACCAAGGACGAGAGTGCAGTATGCCCCAAGTGCGGCAAGCCTATGCGCCAGGATCCTGATACGCTCGATACATGGTTCTCGTCGGCTCTGTGGCCTTTCTCTGTAATGGGCTGGCCTGACAAGACACCCGAGCTTGAAAAGTTCTACCCGACAAACACTCTCGTTACCGGCTATGATATCATAACCTTCTGGGTATCGAGAATGATAGTTGCAGGTATGGAGTATATGGGCAAGAAGCCCTTCTCGACAGTGCTTATCCACGGCCTTGTAAGAGACGCAAACGGCCTTAAGATGTCAAAATCCCTCGGCAACGGTATCGACCCGCTCGAGGTAATAGACAACTACGGTGCAGATGCTCTGAGATTCATGCTCGCAACAGGCAATGCACCCGGAAATGATATGCGTTATATAGATGATAAGGTAAAGGCTTCAAGAAACTTTGCAAACAAGCTCTGGAACGCTTCACGCTTTATCATGATGAACCTGCCTGAGGACTTCAAGTCTGACAGCCTGCCGGATAACCTGACAGCTGAGGACAAGTGGGTTGTATCAAAGTTCAACCGCCTTGCTAAGGAAGTGAACGAGAACCTTGACAAGTTCGAGCTCGGCGTGGCTGTTGCAAAGCTCTATGACTTTATCTGGGACGTATACTGCGACTGGTATATCGAGCTCACAAAGCCGAGGATAGCAGCAGGCGGCGAGACAGCTCTCACAGCACAGCACGTTCTGGTATGGGTAATGAAGGGTATGCTAAAGCTCCTGCACCCGTTCATGCCGTATATCACAGAGGAGATATGGCAGGTGCTCACGGACGGCGAGAGCGCTATAATGGTACAGCAGTTCCCTGTATACGACGAGGCACTTGATTTCGCACAGGACGAGGCTGACTTTGAAAAGGTAGTTGCTGCTATCAGTGCAGTAAGAAATGTTAGGGGCGAGATGAACGTTCCCCCGAGCGTAAAGGCTAAGCTGTTTATCGAGACAGCTGACAAGGCGGCATTTGAAAAGGGCTTTATGTTCTTTGAGCGCCTTGCATCTGCAAGCGAGATCAGCTTTGCAGACGAGGGCTTTGACGGCAAGGACTGTGCAGTTGCAGTTACAGACTGCGCAAGAATGTTCATACCGCTCTCTGAGATAATCGACACAGAGAAGGAGCTTGCACGTCTTGAAAAGGAAAAGAAGGCTGTTCAGAAGGATATAGACTTCTTAAGCTCCAAGCTCTCAAACCAGGGCTTCCTTGCAAAAGCACCCGAAAAGCTCATAAACGAGCAGAAGGAAAAGCTCGCAAAGGCTCAGGAGAAAATGGAGAAGATAGGCCAGTCGATCGCAGCACTTGGCAAATAA
- a CDS encoding helix-turn-helix transcriptional regulator translates to MSIGTTIKQLRQEQDITQEQLADALGITSRAVSQWETDRTAPDISQLPALANFFDVTTDFLLGVDIRRKEEEVDKILKQVNKYQEQGDQLSTAEYLREQLKIYPNEPDLLTELAFALRNYYFVQGKADTEELKKEKSDEIIALCERALKYYKPTDDNNFTKQVLIGQYVYYLHDKEKGEKLVMSLPNVYCTRERFLADLYEGKEALARRQSALLWSMTQMMHRLFWEISRDDSYTYEQRIEILKADDALTELITGGKPNFFHGKLSVNAAVQAELYLKLGDKEKSLDMLWSAYDHADSYENRSAGAKYSPCWLSEMDDDQIKVLKMDPNTAYDSIYNIIAKPENKFCEAFEGDPSFNALIRKLKAKITK, encoded by the coding sequence ATGTCAATAGGAACAACTATAAAACAGCTTCGCCAGGAGCAGGATATAACCCAGGAGCAGCTCGCCGATGCTCTCGGCATAACCTCCCGTGCAGTAAGCCAGTGGGAGACAGACCGCACAGCCCCCGATATCTCGCAGCTGCCGGCACTTGCGAATTTCTTTGATGTGACGACAGACTTTCTGCTCGGGGTGGATATAAGGCGCAAGGAAGAGGAAGTCGATAAGATACTTAAGCAGGTCAATAAATATCAGGAGCAAGGCGATCAGCTGAGCACGGCTGAATATCTCAGGGAGCAGCTGAAAATCTATCCAAACGAGCCCGATCTGCTTACTGAACTCGCATTTGCTTTGCGCAATTACTATTTTGTTCAGGGCAAGGCAGACACAGAGGAGCTTAAAAAAGAAAAGTCGGACGAGATAATAGCCCTATGCGAAAGGGCACTTAAATACTACAAGCCTACCGATGACAATAACTTCACAAAACAGGTGCTTATCGGGCAATACGTCTATTATCTGCACGATAAGGAAAAGGGTGAAAAGCTGGTCATGTCGCTGCCAAATGTATATTGCACGAGAGAAAGGTTTTTAGCCGATCTTTACGAGGGAAAGGAAGCCCTTGCACGCAGGCAGTCAGCTTTGCTTTGGAGCATGACACAGATGATGCACCGTCTGTTTTGGGAGATATCCCGTGATGATTCCTATACCTATGAACAGAGAATTGAGATACTAAAGGCTGATGATGCGTTGACAGAGCTGATAACAGGCGGAAAGCCGAACTTTTTCCACGGCAAATTATCGGTCAACGCAGCAGTGCAGGCGGAGCTGTACTTAAAGCTCGGTGATAAAGAAAAATCCCTTGATATGCTTTGGTCTGCATACGACCATGCCGATAGCTACGAGAACCGTTCCGCCGGAGCAAAATATTCTCCCTGCTGGCTTAGCGAGATGGACGACGATCAGATAAAGGTTCTCAAAATGGATCCCAATACCGCTTATGACAGCATATATAACATTATTGCAAAACCCGAAAACAAATTCTGTGAAGCCTTTGAAGGCGACCCCAGCTTTAACGCCCTTATTCGCAAGCTCAAAGCCAAGATAACCAAATAA